One Clostridia bacterium genomic region harbors:
- a CDS encoding helix-turn-helix transcriptional regulator, producing the protein MNTTLGEKIAFLRKQKQYTQDQLAEKMGVTAQSVSKWENDVTSPDISSLPLLAKIFDTTVDDLLGATTIEQIQQSQTLTNKEVKNLMLKIKILSSDGDKVNVQLPYTFIKTATKTGMKIPTISQKLEGVDLEELFQCVEMGMLGKVVDIVSKDGDTIEVWVE; encoded by the coding sequence ATGAACACAACATTAGGAGAAAAAATAGCATTTTTAAGAAAACAAAAACAGTATACGCAAGACCAACTCGCCGAAAAAATGGGCGTTACGGCGCAATCGGTTAGCAAGTGGGAAAACGACGTTACAAGCCCGGATATTTCTTCCCTTCCGCTACTGGCAAAAATTTTTGACACCACGGTAGACGACCTACTTGGAGCGACTACAATCGAACAAATTCAGCAATCTCAAACCTTAACTAACAAAGAAGTTAAGAATTTAATGTTAAAAATTAAAATTCTTTCTAGCGACGGCGACAAAGTCAACGTACAGCTACCCTACACTTTTATTAAAACTGCAACTAAAACGGGTATGAAAATTCCAACAATCAGCCAAAAATTAGAAGGCGTTGACCTAGAAGAATTATTTCAATGTGTTGAAATGGGAATGCTTGGCAAAGTCGTAGACATTGTAAGCAAGGACGGCGACACTATTGAGGTGTGGGTGGAATGA
- the pfkA gene encoding 6-phosphofructokinase, which yields MKKIGVLTSGGDAPGMNAALRAFVRYAINQGIDVYGIERGYEGLLKGNYQQLNRRSVSDILQRGGTILKTARSAEFMTKEGLALACDRIREAQLEGLCVIGGDGTFAGANELAKASGIAIAGIPGTIDNDLAYTDYTLGFDTAVNTILDAINKLRDTMTSHDRACFVQTMGRRCGDLALYAGIAGGAEAILVPEVEYDVTKLADLVLANYKKGKTSDIIVVAEGAGKAEELAIVLKALTKISMRSVVLGHIQRGGSPTLQDRLLGARFGVEAVKVLQKNQVQVVGIKNNKIITLDIDKALSMKKVFDKKLLNIANILAE from the coding sequence ATGAAAAAAATTGGTGTTTTAACAAGCGGTGGCGACGCTCCGGGTATGAATGCGGCGTTAAGAGCTTTTGTAAGATATGCTATCAATCAAGGCATTGACGTTTACGGCATTGAAAGGGGCTACGAAGGGCTTCTTAAAGGCAATTATCAACAACTTAATCGCCGTAGCGTGTCGGATATTCTTCAACGAGGCGGTACGATATTAAAGACGGCTCGTTCGGCAGAATTTATGACCAAAGAGGGCTTAGCGTTAGCTTGTGACAGAATAAGAGAAGCTCAACTAGAAGGCTTATGCGTTATCGGCGGCGACGGTACTTTTGCAGGCGCAAACGAACTCGCCAAAGCTAGCGGTATTGCAATTGCGGGTATTCCCGGCACAATCGACAATGACTTAGCTTATACCGACTATACTTTGGGTTTTGACACCGCAGTCAATACTATTCTTGACGCTATCAACAAGCTTCGTGACACTATGACTTCTCACGATAGGGCTTGCTTTGTGCAAACTATGGGTAGGCGTTGTGGCGATTTAGCCCTGTACGCAGGCATCGCAGGGGGAGCTGAGGCTATTCTTGTTCCCGAAGTGGAATACGACGTAACTAAGCTTGCCGACCTTGTGCTTGCCAACTACAAAAAAGGCAAAACAAGCGATATTATTGTAGTAGCCGAAGGCGCAGGCAAGGCGGAAGAACTTGCAATCGTGCTTAAAGCCTTGACAAAAATTTCAATGCGTAGCGTAGTGCTTGGGCATATACAACGAGGCGGAAGCCCGACTTTGCAAGATAGACTCCTTGGCGCAAGGTTTGGCGTTGAAGCTGTAAAAGTTCTACAAAAAAATCAAGTTCAAGTTGTAGGCATAAAGAACAATAAAATAATAACCTTAGATATTGACAAAGCGCTTTCAATGAAGAAGGTCTTTGACAAGAAACTTTTAAATATTGCAAATATTCTTGCCGAATAG